Proteins from a single region of Parambassis ranga chromosome 16, fParRan2.1, whole genome shotgun sequence:
- the fzd6 gene encoding frizzled-6, protein MLMPGRLWVCLALIWVGSCSAHSLFTCEPIKVHRCLGMPYNMTFFPNMMEHYDQDIAAGNMEPFMPLVNLRCSPDVHNFLCQAFIPACTEENTVIRPCREHCEAVLSDCEENIRVFGVTWPPELQCDKLDPCSLSDGSVLPATTPVVSSPTKRDLGFWCPLQLKTKPGHGSFFLGAQDCAPPCSNMYFKPHDIEFAKSFIGVCSIICLGATLFTFLTFLIDVKRFRYPERPIIFYAVCYSFVSLIYFIGFLLGNNAACTKASHPSGVDTVVMGSQSKGCTLLFMLLYFFSIAGIVWWVILTITWFLAAGPKWSCEAIEKKAVWFHSAAWGIPGALTVMLLALNKVEGDNISGVCFVGLYDIDALRYFVLAPLCVGVIVGLFLILAGIVSLNHVRQVIQHDERNQEKLKKFMIRIGVFSCLYLVPLVTLLACYTYEQSHRSTWENTWINDRCQEYSIPCSYKTTEHDRPDLSLFLVKYLMTLVVGISAVFWVSSKKTCSEWAYFFNRTRKRDPISESRRVLQESCEFFLKHNSRVQHKKKYYKPSAHKLKVISKSMGTSTGIGSTSASTTTNQGTSALGNHEPHMQGSLSETSAREHLDRGASGRSSRRGEREREWEGGERRSKGGSSSKMSSRSESMHRVADGRMTPRSEMSESRQVPSGQPQQHSALNLSHTGSIQDTREQVVRMVPEECKEPKDNSC, encoded by the exons CCATTCATGCCCCTGGTAAACCTGCGCTGCTCTCCGGATGTCCACAATTTCCTGTGTCAAGCCtttatcccagcatgcactgaggAGAATACAGTGATCCGTCCGTGCAGAGAGCACTGCGAGGCCGTTCTGTCGGACTGTGAGGAGAATATCCGCGTCTTTGGCGTGACATGGCCTCCTGAGTTACAGTGTGACAA ATTGGACCCATGCAGCCTTTCTGATGGTTCTGTGCTTCCAGCAACCACCCCAGTCGTCTCCTCGCCAACTAAAAGAGACCTTGGTTTTTGGTGTCCATTGCAGCTAAAGACAAAGCCTGGCCATGGCTCATTTTTCCTGGGTGCTCAGGACTGTGCTCCTCCTTGTTCTAACATGTACTTCAAACCTCACGATATTGAATTTGCGAAGAGCTTTATCGGTGTGTGTTCTATCATCTGCTTGGGCGCCACGCTTTTCACCTTCCTCACATTTCTAATCGACGTCAAGCGCTTCCGTTACCCAGAGCGTCCAATAATCTTTTATGCCGTTTGCTACAGCTTTGTCTCGCTCATATACTTCATCGGTTTCCTGCTAGGAAACAATGCAGCCTGCACCAAAGCATCCCATCCCTCCGGTGTGGATACAGTGGTGATGGGCTCTCAGAGCAAAGGCTGCACTTTGCTTTTTATGCTCCTCTACTTCTTCTCCATTGCTGGTATCGTCTGGTGGGTCATACTCACCATCACCTGGTTCTTAGCAGCTGGACCCAAATGGAGCTGTGAGGCCATTGAGAAGAAAGCG GTGTGGTTCCACTCCGCTGCGTGGGGGATCCCTGGGGCCCTAACCGTCATGCTGCTGGCTCTAAATAAAGTCGAAGGGGACAACATCAGTGGAGTTTGCTTTGTGGGGCTCTACGACATAGACGCCCTTCGCTACTTTGTTCTGGCTCCGTTGTGTGTGGGCGTCATAGTCGGACTCTTCCTTATCCTGGCAGGCATCGTCTCTCTCAACCACGTCCGGCAGGTCATCCAGCACGATGAGCGCAATCAGGAGAAGCTGAAGAAGTTCATGATCCGCATCGGTGTGTTCAGCTGCCTCTACCTGGTCCCACTGGTCACATTATTGGCCTGCTACACCTATGAACAGAGTCACCGCAGCACTTGGGAGAATACCTGGATCAATGACCGCTGTCAGGAGTACAGCATCCCCTGCTCGTACAAG aCTACTGAGCACGACCGTCCTGACCTATCCTTGTTCCTGGTAAAATACCTGATGACTCTGGTGGTTGGAATATCTGCAGTGTTCTGGGTCAGCAGCAAAAAGACCTGCTCTGAATGGGCCTACTTCTTCAACAGGACCCGCAAGAGAGA TCCGATCAGCGAGAGCCGGCGGGTGCTCCAAGAGTCCTGTGAGTTCTTCCTCAAGCACAACAGCCGCGTCCAGCACAAGAAGAAGTACTACAAGCCAAGCGCCCACAAGCTCAAGGTGATCTCTAAGTCAATGGGCACAAGCACTGGCATCGGTTCCACCAGTGCCTCCACCACCACTAACCAAGGCACCTCTGCTCTGGGCAATCATGAACCACACATGCAAGGATCTCTGTCTGAGACTTCAGCCAGGGAGCACCTGGATCGGGGCGCCTCCGGTCGAAGTtccaggagaggggagagggagagggagtggGAGGGTGGAGAGAGACGCAGCAAGGGTGGGAGCTCCAGTAAGATGAGCAGCCGCTCAGAGAGCATGCACAGGGTTGCAGATGGGAG GATGACTCCAAGGAGCGAGATGTCAGAGTCTAGGCAAGTTCCCAGCGggcagccacagcagcattcAGCTTTAAACCTTTCACACACCGGTAGCATCCAGGACACCAGAGAGCAGGTGGTGCGGATGGTGCCGGAGGAGTGCAAGGAACCAAAGGACAACAGCTGTTAA